Proteins from one Bactrocera neohumeralis isolate Rockhampton chromosome 3, APGP_CSIRO_Bneo_wtdbg2-racon-allhic-juicebox.fasta_v2, whole genome shotgun sequence genomic window:
- the LOC126752925 gene encoding SUMO-conjugating enzyme UBC9-B produces MSGIAITRLGEERKAWRKDHPFGFVARPAKNPDGTLNLMIWECAIPGKKGTAWEGGLYKLRMIFKDDYPTSPPKCKFEPPLFHPNVYPSGTVCLSLLDEEKDWRPAITIKQILLGIQDLLNEPNIKDPAQAEAYTIYCQNRLEYEKRVRAQARAMAATE; encoded by the coding sequence ATGTCAGGAATAGCAATTACACGCTTAGGGGAAGAACGTAAAGCTTGGCGCAAGGATCACCCATTCGGTTTTGTCGCCCGTCCAGCCAAAAATCCAGATGGCACTCTCAACCTTATGATTTGGGAATGTGCGATTCCCGGTAAGAAGGGCACCGCATGGGAAGGTGGTCTCTACAAATTGCGTATGATCTTCAAAGATGACTACCCCACATCGCCACCAAAATGTAAATTCGAACCGCCACTATTCCATCCTAACGTGTATCCGTCTGGAACGGTTTGTTTGTCATTGTTGGATGAGGAGAAAGATTGGCGCCCCGCCATTACCATTAAACAGATATTGCTAGGCATTCAAGATTTGCTCAATGAACCGAACATTAAGGATCCAGCGCAGGCAGAGGCATACACAATCTATTGTCAAAATCGTTTGGAGTATGAAAAACGTGTACGGGCACAGGCACGTGCAATGGCTGCCACTGAATAG